taggtaggtagagcagtttataaaaagaacacactcatagtcgagatatttcatctgtagagcagctgttttgacgacttttaaaaaataatcgaatttcacaataaaatttacacaaagggaaaagtactctgaaaacaattatatatatgaTTATACACATACACAGTAGTCTGAttgtagttgcaaatatttttcCGCCagtcgtcattatgttattgccctaaattattctcgtctaagaatgaggcttttTTTATTCAGtcataaatgaattataatttgtGCTTGAGTAATGAGATAATTATTCCGAAATGAAAGTTTCCCTAAGAGTACGTGAATTCACtggacaaaattcaaaaaaatcacgATTAGAATCAATCTTAGTCATGTCACTCCATCTGATATTATAGctatattgattgaaaaaaaatttctgCATGGTACTCATGTGGGGTTGTCATCTTTCCTTATTTTGAATAGATGCTATGTTGGCAAGTTGATTATGTTGCACAAACCAATCACGTACATGAATGAAATATACCCAGTTGAAATATACCCATGTAGTTTTGTGATGgataacaaaaaattccaatcacagaactgaataataagaaaaccctttccaCTGAAGAATGAGTGTAATGTATCGTATTAAACCTGGaaccaatcaaatcaatcaatcttattatcaaagtgaataaaaaaaacTCACTACAAAAAACGAGACAAAATAATTCCGTTAGAAAGTCGACATTAGAGTCAGACCCAATTGTGAATAACGTGGCCACCTCACTAGGACGAATTTTCAATGAGGAAAAACTGGAGTTTATTTAAAAATCTCAGCTGGAGAAATTAATTGGTCTCGCTGGAAAATGTGTTCACTAATTGTTATTTGAGCCCGCGTTGGAGTTGGAATACAAATTGGCTCTCGAAGCGGGCCTGCTGGATGATCAATAATTGTGATCCCAATCTGCAACTTTATATTATTGGAGCTGGAAagaactgttcaattttaaagCTAATGGTTATTTCTACAAAATTACAGAATTATCACAATGCGTTCCAGTAATagttattgatttatcaatttaaaattctcAAATGATTGATTTGTAAATGCACTTATGTAGTTCACTGTACACTTATTATAACTAATggttatttttacaaaattacagAATTATCACAATGCGTTTCAGTAATAGCTACTGATTactgatttatcaatttaagatTCGCAAATGATTGATTTGTAAATGCACTTATGTAGTTCTCTGTACACTTATTATGTAGTTCTCTGTACTTCATATTGAGGGTATAACTACTGACTCATTTCAATTTATGCTCCATTGCCATGATTGAAAAGATGGTACGGTAATGGGTTTGACAACTAATGTATGTAGGATATTTTTTCTTGTGAACTGTTCATCAGAAAATATGACTTCATGACAACATTAATGACAAATTGAGTACTATTCCTGTGATATGTATAGCAGAGAAAATCTCAATTCATTAGAAGGGGAGAACATTAGacaaaataacaaatatactCGTATTTTGGGCACCACAGTTGTTGAAGACAGTACTGTTATTGTGATACTGAAGCAATCATTTCTTATATTCATTATAGAGGGTTATGATTTGTGTTCCATTAGcaagttacaaatttcaaggagcaagtaaaatgaaaatagattCAAATATTACGTTTTTActctattaatattataatgatagcAGTCAAAGCCCTGCTATGTGCCAACATCAGTATGCCACATAACGGTGTCGATAcacataaattattatgaaacttCTACTATACatccaaataataattttaatcagaATTATGGTCAATTTCGGAACAGTAAAATGTGTGAAAGGTTCAAAAGTTATAATTTGAAAGGTTCCAACAAGTTTTTCATTGGTCATTtgatattgaatggaaaagactaaggaattgtcaaaaaaccacagatttattgatacttagagtttatcagagattgacaatggtgtaataaccgaaaccggtctttctaagtatcaataaatctgtgattttttgaccatttcttagtcttttccattcattatgaataattaccacaatatcaacttctcaactacacaaaaagtgaaaaaaagatCATTTGACAATTTGAAGTTTTAATATTGGAAGAATCTTAGTGGATAAAATTATTCGAATATTGCGATGGAAtcataaatgtttcaaataactACTGTCAGAGCTCGCTCATTTTCCAATCTATACAGATGAAATTGATTCTAAAAATAAAAGATGGAGTTCCAAGTTATGAAAGAGAGAAACTGAGTAAGTGAAAGAAACttatcttcaattttcaaagattacaaCTTGATAAGAGATTAAGTTGAGAGAGTTATTGTTAAGAATACGACGCGTCTCTGCTATGAAAGTTATCCTGCTGCTGAGAATCAGAAGCACTCATCGTTAGTTCCAGAGTTCGACTTTAATGCTGAGCAAGTTTATTGAGTGACTCTCAGTGATTGAAAGCAACTTTATGGCCGTTCGTGATGTCAGAGTACTTTTTCGATTTATACTCTACGACATAATAAAACTTGAGATATCCTGTAGGCTGTTCATATTTTACTTCGGAAGTATCTTTCACGTGAATtcatcacttatttatttttgtcaatgtaaataaaaatggaacACTTTTGATAGTAAACAGCTATAAACTTCAATTTATCTTCCTGAGATCTATGCTTTGGGCGTTATCGTTCAGATTGACTTCAATGCTCCAATGGAATTTAGTTTGACATTGGAACGTCCAATTTGATGTAGAGTTCACAAGTAAGGAGTGGATATGATCATTCTCACAATTTTCAAAACccatgaatattatattaaacgatGTATATCTCGTATTTACTCGTATACTCGTGATCTCATGATTGTATTGATGTATACTCATATATCTCCATCATCTGTAGATTCGTTTAGGAGTTCTAATCGATTCATcctttgaagaatttattataataatagaacAATACAGGCTATATCGTTTTCAAAAATTTAGTATGACTTTGGACTGAGctccatatatttttcaaatctacATCCAGCATTACATGGATTTTATTTTCATAGAGCTAGAACTTGTTATTACTGAGTTGCCAATTTTTTATGATCTCAACAATCAAATCTGTGCTCTGTCCAAGAAAACTGGCTACAGAGTACTAGTATTACAgagaataaattcaatagacTGAACTTGTGTGGAGTTGTGGAATTGAAAGTGAAAACATTTCATGATGACTTCCCATTGCAATTGAATAGTAGGAGAAGAGCTGAAATAGGAATGAAAAGGTGGTGGGAAGGTAGAACATGATCGGTGTACCATCGACCACATAAGTTTTGGATTTTGGATTAGAATGGAAGTCAACCAATCTCTTTGTTCTCGAGGAGAGCTCTCCAAAGTGAAACCGCATAATATGAAACTTCAATACCAGAGAGACATGAATATCCTACAAAGCAAATTCTATCTCCCCTCACTGACTTTATAAATATCATTCACTGAATAGACATTGATTTCTCCAAAAGAGACTTCCCCAGGTATTACTATGAATAGTTATATGTAAAAGCGACATGGCActgactcattcactcactcactcattcaccaactcacttactcactcagtcattcaatcataatcaacagaactaaaaatctacttgaccaaatacattcaaattttgCAGGTTTGTTTAGTTGGccatctagaggcgcactaagaacgaattaaaaaaatccaaagatatgcccaaaatctgagttttctcagctttttcaagaactgattgagagaaaatgtttaaaattGATACACAGTCTCTCAGCTGAGGTACGAAAATGTTGTATTGGCTCCGCCAAAGATCGGTGGTTTTTGAGCGTTTTCCTTCGTTTTCTACGTCTTCTCAATAACTAATAGACAGATCGTGTGATGAACAGAACTTTGTTGAGCTTTGCTGACCTGTCTGTGAGAGGAGTTGGAGCAGCTGTGTACAGAGTGACCGCAGTAGATGAGTTGCAGCCATGTTTCAGGCAGCAGTGAGCCAATGGCCGGATGGCAGGCGGTCTCCTCGAACTGCACGGTGGCTGTCACCTGGTCTTCCGGGTAGGTCGGCACAGCTGGCGGCTCCAGGCCAAGTCTGGCTCCTGGCCATCTCACCTCCAGCTCAACCATGTCCTGAAATCAATGATACATCAAGTTGTAGAGAAATAAATTCTTATGCGAATAGCAGAGACTATTTTCATCATAGAATCGAAACAAAAATCTAGAATATATGGATTTTCaggaaatgaaatatatttgcaTATAAATAATTAAGTTGTGGGGGAATAAACTTTTTTCCACAAATTATcgaataataaaacaattttcatCACAAAATCAAGAGATACTTCTAGAATATATGGTTCTTCAAGAAATGGGAGACATACTCATGTAATTGTACTTTTCATGAGAAGAATAATTGGGAGATACGTTTCAGTagatataaatgatacagtaaaCAAAGTACGTTTGTATTTGCTTTTATTGCAATCACAATAATCTTGTtgagaatattcaatattttcttattataataattattatattactttTCATTTACAAGAGCAACATTGTCAGTAATTAGCGGAATTGATTTGATAGTTGATTTTTACTTCATGCATgttatgtgaaatttgttgtgTTTTCATGTTTGTTATGTTTGGTGGATGAAGAGTGTTAGTGATATTCGATTAATtattgacgtgtcatataccaCAGGAGCGTTGCTTCCTTGTTGCAGTTTCATATGACGACTAAGGAAAGTGAAGTAAAGTGaagtaaatataatatattgagtgCAGTATTCGTAGAGATGGCTGATGATGAACAGCACTCACTTGAATTTTTGAACATGTAAACTTTGTTATCATATCTGTGAGAACCTCAACTGAGATCGTGTAACAAATCTAAGTCCAATCTGAGTTGTTCCACAAAAAATATGTAAGATAATTTTTGCCAAGTCTTTTTATCTATAAGAGTTTTTATAGTATTCTGAGTCTTTCTAAAAAATCCAAGGAATATATGAAAAGCAGCACTATAACATGAATCAACTCACAATCTCGTTAGCATGTGGCCCCTCTTCAGTACTCTGTTCATCAGCTGCCGTCCGGTTGCCGGCCCGCTCCCGTTGCAAGCGCACCATGTATCGTCCACCGCGCGTCACCACTCCACACGGGAACGTGACCCGGACGGCGGCCGGTGCGGGATCCGGCAACCTGTCCGGCGCAGGTACCGGCACCGATCCCATCACAGTGAACGGGAACGTGTCGCCTCCGGCGTCTCCCGCGTCCTGTTCTAGTAGCTCGACCCGCGCTGGACGGTCCGCGTCGACCAGTCCGTGCAGACTGACGACCAGGTCGCCCGATAACGCCTTGTATTGGTTCGGCACTCGCAGCTCCAGGCAGCCGCACATCTCTATAGCTGCAACACACAACAGGAACACAACTATTGTTACTATATGCTAATGCCAATGCTACTATAATGCTAATATTTGCATTGAAGTAGTAAAAAAATTCATATGAGAGAGAAAATATTAATTCTTAATACATTAATGTCAATAATGTTCAATGAGGAAACTACTTATTGCCTAATTGGCTAGATATCCACAGTCTTATTCTTTATTCCTCCAGATGGGATAAGTTCTCTCAAATACAAAATACTTGCAGATAAGACTGAACTCACTCAATTCATCCCTATTGAAATAGAAACGATTGCTgcatacaataaatataattcctCAATGTAGATACTGTTGCtgatgagatgttgtgatatctatctataatgaaaacactgggatgttgtctaaaatatcaataatttataacccAAAGGGAACCTATCTAAATATGTAgatccactcatctctcatcatcattcgTCTCATAACCCAAGCACAAGCATAGATCtgctcatgtgagcatcatattcaggaaaatattacaaaaaatgtttcaacaacaatggtgtcatcttcagtgtgCACACTGAAGCTTTCTTCCTCTATTAACTCAATCTTAGAGTTTCTTCGAGGTTTGAAGTTTTTTAAAAGCTTGttaattatttgattgattctaaaagtattttaaaatgtatgtTTTGTTTGTATTAGATTGTTAACTGTAGTAAGAATTCGAAAATGTGAAAGTGAAACATTTGGAATGTCGTATAAATTGGTTTAGGGTTTGAGCCTGTGGTACTCTCCTAGAAGTTGTGtgataatgaattattcaaattcaatgtcAATAATGTTGTATGGggaaataatcatttattttttgtcaaGAAAACTGTTTACTGTCCTATTTAAAGTGTATAATTCAACGTCCTGTTGGTACTCCCGTTGGTAGAGAGAACCCAAAGGGAACCTATCTAAAAATGTAGGATCACTCATCTTTCATCATCATTCGTCTCATAACCAAAGCACAAGCCTTGATctgctcatgtgggcatcatatTTGGGAAAAATCTCAATGGCAGGTACACTGGCAGTTAGTACGAGTATTTGAAATCACATTCCGGTGATTGGAGTTTGAACCCAATTAAACTTGTTAAATAATGTAGATCTATTCTGCTTCAATTAGAGATATAGCTTCACttgttatttttttaaagaaatgagccAAGTcgtcatgtcaataaataagaaGAGATCTGGAGACACAATACTCCATATCAAGTTTTTGATTTATCGTTCATATCCATCTTAATCATTCTTCATTATCAACTGAAtcgagaaaatagaaaaaaacaaaCCCGTGCTGCAAGTTTTCTTGTTACTGTTATCAATAAGGCTCGATAAATTGATAAAGTATAAATCAAGGATTTTTCTTCGAAACCGAAAAAGtaaatagaatgaaaattttaaattttgtaggCTGATGTCTCATAGATAAATCAAGTCATGTCATCAAGTCAACAAATCAAGTCATTAAGTCCATCAAAAATGAGTTTTAGGCTGATCCTCACCCAACAATCCCAAACATGTTATCAGCCAATTACGAGCCAAAACGGCTCGAAATTCCCACCCCGATTGTGGTTGCAAAGTGTTAGCCTACAGGCTTAGCGAGTTAACTCACTCAGCCATCTATTGGTGTAGAAGGCTGCATGCCGCTAATGTGTATGATTTGTGTATTTGTTCAAAAAGTGTCAGACAACAGCAACAACATTCCAGTTGTATATGGAGCGAGCAGTTTGCGAATTCCAGTCAGTTAAGACCTGTACGCCGTAGATAAGCTTCGAAACATTGAACTTTGAAACTATGTTGGTGAACCGCGACTCTCGGCAACTTGTCTCGATTGGCTGCAACTTCACTTCCGTCACGCGGCAACCAactcactcactctatctcCCTCTCATACACTCTCTTCCTTACTATCACTATCTCCCTTCAATTGGaatcctctctcactcactctccctcATACCCTCCTCTTGCTACATTCACCTACTCTTCTTACTCAAACCCTACAAACAATTGACAActcttctctcactcactttcattaaaagaaatttcctttttttttcatttgctatttgaaagagtttttcttcttttattgttttgttaaaATTAAGTTATTCTCTTCAACTAATCATCTACTTGTTTTATGATGTTTTGTTTTAGTTGTAACTTAGTATTGCATGGAGggttcgccctcctaggtttaaAAAAAAGGCAGCGAATcgaacaatcaatcaatctctctcagtTTTCAACgattctcttcttcctctcactCTTCACATTCATGAGATCTCCCACATATCCTTTTCCAAGAATGGACTATGAAATGTTCAAAGTTTTCCTGTTACATTTACTTTGTATGCCTTCACTCTGCTCTTTCTCATCCCTTTCTCACTCACGTTTTTCTtccctatttcttaataatactCCATTATTATTTCCTTGTACTCTTAAGCATAGAgcactcggcctctgcgctcaggcacctcgaaccttgcagggacttcccgCTTTTAATATAGTTTTGTATGATCCTATttaatggtatttttcttttttcattttatattgtattttacttttttcttttataacatttttatcattgtaattctgttttttgggacaaatgaagatttgatttgatttactgTTACAGTTTACAGTTTACCTGTTCACCGAAGATAAAAATGTTACATTATCATAATCAAATTGTATACGATTTCCACATCGCtgaataaaaagtaaattcagttcatgaatattatgtgtgaaatttgttgaatactttgttttattatttgattaaatttgatttccatTATCGAATTATCTCTAAGGTATTAATAGAATGATTCTAACTTTATCTATTATAAAATGTTAACTTGTAccaattttggcaataaaaattattattattatttattatgaactGAGccttatttataaaatgaaaccTGTTGCGTATTGTGTTGATATAACGCGGAATTGTCATGAATCCGATCTGATCTattgtctctttctctcttttatcATAGCCTGACAATGCTTGAAAACTCTACTCAGTCCTCACATTGAATCAATCTTTCTCCCTCCCAGTTTGTCCGATCTTTCACCCATCAAAAGtctctctcactttttctctctctctttattctcTCTCATTCCCTATCCTTTCTCTCAACCGAACAGCAGTAGACAACAACTCAACTCCCAGCTTGCTGACAGCTCTCGTGCTTAGGATTCGAACGCACGCAAAGCTACCAGCATTCAACTTAAATTACAACGCAATGCTGTTAGTTGAAGTACACTGCGCCAACTAAACTAACAGTTCACGTTGATTGCATGATGTGAACTATCTCCAACTTGGCTTGTTCTTGGTTTCATAGGCGCCAAGTAATATGTTGTTGAGGCTTGATGGGGTTTCCACCAATtcgaaagaatattgaaaattatttaccagctagaaaattgaaataatgaatatattaatgAATATATGTATTCTgacgttatttttgtgaataacgatttgcctagcttggctgcagtcggtaaagcatgagtgcAAAAATATATAAGTCTGGTTGTGGTTTTTAGAA
This genomic interval from Nilaparvata lugens isolate BPH unplaced genomic scaffold, ASM1435652v1 scaffold5164, whole genome shotgun sequence contains the following:
- the LOC111056069 gene encoding uncharacterized protein LOC111056069, coding for IEMCGCLELRVPNQYKALSGDLVVSLHGLVDADRPARVELLEQDAGDAGGDTFPFTVMGSVPVPAPDRLPDPAPAAVRVTFPCGVVTRGGRYMVRLQRERAGNRTAADEQSTEEGPHANEIDMVELEVRWPGARLGLEPPAVPTYPEDQVTATVQFEETACHPAIGSLLPETWLQLIYCGHSVHSCSNSSHRQIVYSEQIRGYPRLRVMELKCHLFGLAGHYSLALQPRIAAKGLPLATSPLHHTLK